Proteins encoded by one window of Coleofasciculus chthonoplastes PCC 7420:
- the thrC gene encoding threonine synthase codes for NLYIKNDAVNMPTLSFKDRVVSVALTRARELGFSTVSCASTGNLANSTAAIAAHAGLDCCVFIPADLEAGKVLGTLIYNPTVMAVEGNYDQVNRLCCEVANTHGWGFVNINLRPYYSEGSKTLGFEVAEQLGWQLPDHIVSPLASGSLFTKIHKGFQEFIKTGLVADKAVRFSGAQAEGCSPIAQAFREGRDFVTPVKPSTIAKSIAIGNPADGIYALEIAQKTNGNIESVTDAEIVEGMKLLAETEGIFTETAGGTTIAVLKKLVEAGKINPDETTVAYITGNGLKTQEAVQGYIGEPLTIEPKLDSFERALERAHTLDRLEWQQVLV; via the coding sequence AAAATCTTTATATTAAAAATGATGCAGTAAATATGCCCACCTTGAGTTTCAAGGATCGGGTGGTATCTGTCGCCCTCACTAGAGCTAGAGAATTAGGATTTTCTACCGTATCTTGTGCCAGTACAGGGAACTTAGCCAATTCTACCGCTGCGATCGCGGCACACGCCGGACTCGACTGTTGTGTATTTATTCCGGCTGACTTAGAAGCGGGGAAAGTTTTAGGTACATTAATCTACAACCCCACCGTAATGGCAGTAGAAGGCAACTATGATCAGGTCAACCGCCTCTGTTGTGAGGTTGCCAATACCCATGGTTGGGGATTTGTAAACATTAACTTGCGTCCTTATTATTCAGAAGGCTCAAAAACTCTGGGCTTTGAAGTCGCCGAACAACTGGGTTGGCAGCTACCGGATCATATTGTGTCGCCCTTGGCTTCCGGTTCTCTGTTCACCAAAATTCACAAAGGCTTCCAAGAGTTCATCAAAACTGGTTTAGTGGCAGATAAAGCGGTGCGCTTCAGTGGCGCACAAGCCGAAGGTTGTTCTCCCATTGCTCAAGCCTTCCGGGAAGGACGGGATTTCGTCACTCCGGTAAAACCGAGTACAATTGCTAAATCGATCGCGATCGGAAATCCTGCTGATGGCATTTACGCCCTAGAGATCGCCCAGAAAACCAACGGTAATATTGAATCCGTCACCGACGCTGAAATCGTCGAAGGCATGAAACTGCTAGCTGAAACTGAAGGTATCTTTACCGAAACCGCTGGGGGTACAACAATTGCCGTCCTCAAGAAATTAGTAGAAGCTGGAAAAATTAACCCGGATGAAACCACTGTTGCCTATATCACCGGGAATGGACTCAAAACCCAAGAAGCGGTACAAGGATATATTGGTGAACCCCTAACCATTGAACCCAAATTAGACAGTTTTGAGCGAGCATTAGAACGGGCGCATACCCTTGACCGTTTAGAATGGCAACAAGTTTTGGTTTAA
- a CDS encoding MoaD/ThiS family protein, whose product MAVKVLIPTTLQKFTDNKAMIECSAGNVAELLDSLEINCPGIKGRLCDDQGKPRRFLNFYVNSEDIRFLDGTNTQLSDGDEVSIVPAVAGG is encoded by the coding sequence ATGGCTGTAAAAGTTTTAATTCCTACCACCCTCCAGAAATTCACTGACAATAAAGCAATGATTGAATGCAGCGCTGGCAATGTCGCTGAACTTTTGGACTCCCTCGAAATTAATTGTCCTGGAATTAAAGGGCGCTTGTGTGATGATCAAGGGAAGCCTCGCCGCTTTTTAAACTTCTACGTCAATAGCGAAGATATTCGCTTTCTCGATGGCACAAATACCCAACTCAGCGATGGCGATGAAGTCAGCATTGTACCTGCTGTGGCTGGTGGTTAA